The following DNA comes from Quercus robur chromosome 1, dhQueRobu3.1, whole genome shotgun sequence.
attagtattttaatttagaagcaaaggtatttttgtaataaggcaattagagtttcctagccaattagaactagggtttagtaatcctttataagcaacctattgtactccttgagcAGATAgctgatattttgatgaatgaaaacaatgACCGTTTGGTCTCTTTTggtctggtgctgactccagATCTACCCTAGGTGCTAACTCCTAGTGGTTTCCtcgcttggtgctgactccaagcaaggcctaggtgctgactcctagttcatatcttttatttttccactatttcaattttgttctggttgtcctgcgtcaattttggtatcaaagcaaaCATCGATCTATCTAAAGCATCCCGTAGTCAATCCAGAACTAGAAAAAAGttcaccaccaaaaaaaaaaaatccctcccCATCATGTTTTCTCCACCAGCGGGTTGTCTCTGTCATTTTTCTACTTGGTCCAAGAAAGTTGCCATTCAGTTGTGTTTCccagtacaaaaaaaataaaataaaaaataaaaaaagaaggtgaCCCACGCAAACCCATCAGCCCCCAGACCAGAAACAGAGGAGTTTGAAAGTCAACGAGAGCCACCAATGGGATCAGGCCGCCGAGAACCACCTACGCCAACTCGCTGTCGACGCCGCTCCCACCATGCTGCTTCATGCTTCACAGGTTCCATCGAGCTCCGATCTGCACCATTGAGCACTGCCAACAGTGACCGCCGGTGAGCCCATACCACCTCTCAGCCGTTGACTCTAGCGCCACTCGTGACTGCTCCGCCACTTCCCTTCTCTTTAGTATCTTTTGCTTCTAGTTTCTAGTTTCGGTGTTTTAATGTTTGATCTTAGCAAATTTAGTTTTAAGTTGTAACTCTCTCTTTATTgtatttcacccaaaaaaaaaaagtagtccaGGCCTGTGACAAACCAGTCCAAGCCCAGTTCCAGCAACTATTTGAGGGAATAGTCTTAGAAGCCCATTCCAATGACCTGTCCAGAGAACATCACAGCAGCCCAGGTTCTTGTTCCAACTCCCAACTATTTGTTGACGCACTATTTTAGAGAGTCATGGAAATATTAGAAGCACCTTATTTTGATGGTTATGAAACTTATCCACAAGATTTTGTCAACTGGATGAATAGGATGGAGCAATTTTTTGTGCAAGCAAATTTTGCAGATAACAAAAAGGTTAGGTATGCCAAGTTGAAGTTAATAGGTAAAGCATAAAAGTTTTGGGAGAATCTTGAATATTTCCGCTATATGAATTATGAACCTGTCATCTGTGTGTGggaagatatgaaagaaaagttttgtGATGAGTATTTGTCACCATACTATCAAGCTAAGTATCTACCCCAATCTCAGTGTGATACTTTTCAAGTTGAAGCAAATACGATGAATTCTCATTCTCATCCTATTTCATGTCCTCAGCGCACTTTTGCACAATCTACCAAGGAATTATCTACCAAGGAAGTAGCGGAATTAACTGTAAAGCTTATGAAAGATATTCAAGACAGGATTGCTAAGATGAAGCAAATGAAGACTCAACCCGATTCAATTGGGAAACCAAGGATAATTGATCACAATGAACTTATTGCTACCCCCATAGAAGACAACATTGATGGTGATATCTTGGTCGTGGAGAATCCTCCAGCAACACCAAAGCCTAATGTTGACACAGACGTACATGCCTCGACAAGTGTTGCTTTAACAAGCATGCAAGGAAATGAATCTATTGAAGAGCAGCAAAGTGAAAAGATGGTGCCTAAAGAGAATATTATGTTAGAGGGTGCACATGATGTGAAAGTTGAAGTTGTTGAATGTGCTTCTAATCAACCCTCCACAATCCTTGAAGATCTACATCTTGGTGAAGTCGAAGAGGTTAAAACCACAGTGCTTCCTATGGTTCATAAGGTTCAAGAAGAGATTATACTGATTCcacacattgattttgttattccaagtgagtttgatgtggtggaattcaaggtttttcttttccttgtgCTCCCTAAGGTGATTTCAGACTTGAAGCAAGTGTTATTTGTTAGTATCCTAATCCTTCAATGCTTTAAAACTCGAGGTCAAGTTTTCTCCAACCAGAGGAGAATGATGCgggagatgcaagaaaattattatttagtattatttatgtttgctagtcaattgtatttttatgttttaggtcctattagtttattgggttattagtattttaatttagaagcaagggtatttttgtaataaggcaattagggtttcctagccaattagaactagggtttagtaatcctttataagcaacctattgtactccttaAGGAGATAactgatattttaatgaatgaaAACAATGACCGTTTGGTCTCTTTTGGTCTGGTGCTAACTCCAAGTctaccctaggtgctgactcctagtggtttccccGCTTAGTGCTAACTCCAAACaaggcctaggtgctgactcctagttcatatcttttatttttccactatttcaattttgttctggttgtcctgcgtCAATGGGCCATAGACATCCCAATTTTGTAGTGAGGGGCATAACAAACTCCCCAAAACTTAAAATACATGGAGTCACTAGAGGCCAAATTGTCAATTCTCCATTTTACGCTCTACATACAGAATACCTTACTTGTATAAGATTGGTAATACTAAAACAAtgtttcaaactaaaatttaggtAACTATTCCATGAATGTGGTGTTGACATGCTTAGGATGtgtttagataccgcttattttgctaaaactgaaaatttattgctgaaagtactgtagataaaggtaaaagttaattgaaatagtacagtggaaccataaatagtaccaaaaagcgcagtggggcccatgaatagtagcaaaaataagctgaatagtgaaataattttaatttttcatccgcatccaaacgcacacttattttaattttaaaaaatttggctAGAAATGAAACAGAACTGCGTATTTCATATGACTATGTAAATTTGAGCTGAGTCCAGTATCCTGTCCTCCAACCTTTGCTTGAAGACCTACTGCAAAGATTGCCAGCATCTTGGTTGGTAGGAGGCAGTATGCAGACCAGGTCGAGTCTCTTCCCAAGTTCAGgtacatatatatgtgtgatgACTTGTTCAATGATGGTGTTCAAATTTTCCCAAAAGACTTACCAAATTTTCCCACTTTTCTATACTTCTGAAAATGACCCTATTACCTAATTGAAAGTGATTCAACAATAAGACAAATTAAGGTTCATAACggtaaattaagaaattttaaacTGTTCAATCTAATCCCACTAACAACCCCacacatacttttttttataagaagtAAGAACTAACAACCCCACACACACAGATAAGAAAACcatattctcaaaataaaagattgaataaaaaaggtttaaaaagtaaaaataaaattttcaaattccatAAAATTAGGACATATGTTTTATATCAACTTATAACTAGGGTGACAActtaaaatgttatattttattaagtatCTTAAGTTTATTTCCTTTTGAGTCTAAGTTAGTCTTTTATTACCTTATTAGGTCTTAGTTTACTAGTCAAAATTAGACCTATTAGAAAAAAGTTAATATCTAGAATGATGTAGAACAAATTAGAGAATTTGTCTACATGTGCTTGTGGTGGGTTAATGTTTAGGAGGATTTGTAAGGAAGGAAAGGAGAGAAATTTAAAGTGTTCAAGAAGAGTACCACGAGagagaagaagaacaagaaaatgaataataagGCTAACGTGCcttaatactaaaaaaaaaattaatatttttatatcttttatataagtaaaaaagtttgattaataaactaaaaacctaataaaataataactaataaaagACTAACTTAAAATAAAACCTAATATACTTATCTCctagaaaatatttatcaaaaaaaaaaaattatctcctAGAAAATTTTAGACTCAAATAAACAACCAAAATACATTTTAATTCACAGTGGTTGCAGAAATTACACTTTTGCcccttaatacagaattgaccATAACTTGTTAgttaaataaaaacccaaattaaaagcTATTTTAACCATCGAACACATATAACTAGACCTCAATGAGTTTTGAACCCACAATCTTACCCTCCATCCATTCTAATGAAAGAAGGAAGTGTCAGTGGAGTTAGAACCCATTGGCTGAAGCCACTGAACACCATAAATTTCTCCCTTTTCTTCATCCTTATAACCCAAATCAAGCCCTTCCTCTTAcctacaaaacccaaaaagccCTCATTCTTTCTCCTCCAAATAGCCATCAAATAACTCATAAAACCACCCTTTGATTCCTAACATTCATTGTCCTGGAACTTGTTTGcttcaatatatattattctttcCCTTTTCCCCGTCTTATCAATCTCTAATCAATTTTGAGTTGTGACCCTTTCTTCAACTCTAAATCCTAGGTCCATAAATGCTCCTAACCTTACACCCACCACATGCATGAATAAACAAATTCCATGACCCCATAATTTATCCTATATCAACTACTCCaattaaaactttattaacggatgtttcaagaaatcaaagaagtttcataatttaaaataaatcataGTAATCATcaaatataaacttttttttttttttttgttttggtaaataCTTAGTCTTATATATTTACATTATGTGACTTAagatattctttttctttttcttttttaaaattattttattattcaatttgaTAATATTAAAGAAAGCTTTATTAGAAATATAGAAATTACTTAGTGTCCTTTAATCAACCCGTGATTGCACCGCTATATTGCTagttaataagaaattaaaaaaaaaaaaaaaaaaaaaacaatttgtttCTTTTCCATGACTAAAACAATGTAGCTGGTGATGATGAAAGCCTTAGCCATTCATAGGTGAACTTAAACTATATTTTAAAAGTGCAAGACCTATTGTACTCTgaatattaataagaaaaagTGATGTGGATTTGTGACTTTTATGCTAACTCCTGTGCCCAAAGAACATTTTAAGATACTGAAATTCCTACTTTTACTCACATCCCTCATGATGCAATTTAATCTATTATAGGAGGACAACTGAACAATTTTGATGTAGGTGTGCCTATGACAATTTACTAGGCTGTTTTGACAACATGTTTCCTTCACTTTGGAAAGCAACTAATTCCAACATCACGTTCCAATGGAGGAATGAGAATAGGACCCTTTGCCGAACTGCTCTGCACTATTCTCTAATTCAGGTGGGAGTAGGGATGGTACATCCATCTCAAATCACCTAATGTTTGAGATAAGATTGAGTGGCTGCAACCCCATTGCTTGACTTTGTCTAGGCCCTTGAAGTTGAAAGAATATCAACCCTAAAAAACAGCCCAAAATGATTTTAAACTAAATTTAAAGGGacattcttctttaaaaaacaaTAGGATATTAGTCAATGTTTAATACAGGATTGGATTGTGGCTTCACTGAAACGACATCTTATTAATTGAACTGCATCCATTACCTAGCAAATCAGTTTTGCATCTTAAACTGACAACTACAATTTACAGCTGAGGTAAGCCCATACAGTTTCACAGAGAAGAGCGGACTTGAGCTCCCTAAAAAAACCCATCtcccttcctctctctcttgctGTGTACACATCATCTATAGTCTACATGAAGTCATATGTCCagttttaaaaatatagaaataaaattcttCTTTGTACTGACTAAGTCATGTGCTATGTTATTAAGAAATATGGCTTAACCACgggtaaaatttgttatgtttgACTAAAACCCCATGATTACAATTTAGTACAAACCTCAGGGAGATTTAGTAACATTTCCGAGAATTCAAGGTAAATTGAAATATGGGTTAACCACAAAGGCTAATCTATAACCTCCCttctaaataattaaatgattttattgtaaaaaatcaCAACTGCTGCAAAGAAATCGAAACTAACACCAAACTATAAAGTCCATAAGTGAATTTTACCCAAAATGCATGAATAAGTCAACCACAATaggtaaaaagaaaatgcaCTTTGAAATATGTACTGACCTCTTTATGTCTAGCATTTTCGGAATCCTCAGCATCATTCTGTTCCTTGGCTAGTTTCATAATGTCATTGTGGAATTTCTGCTCAAGAACTTCAAAAGTCTGCAGTAAAGGATTGCCCTCATATCCAATATCCATATTTTCTTCACGTGTTTGAGATCTGTGATCATTGTTGCTTTGTTTCTCCAAAGCCAGTTTGGGATCAGGCCTCTGACCCTGCAAATAGGATCTTGGAGGATCACCCCCTTGACCTGCATTACAAGAAGCATGAGTCTCTAAGTGCTAAAGAGTAAACTTATTTAGAAAATGAAAGGCACGTCAAAATCTTGACAAAGTGAGATGTTGGGTTTGTGAAGCAAACAATGCTTTGTACAATCACGAATTACTAAGAGTGGTGAAAAAGTCAAAGTTACCCACTTACCCAGCCCTCCTAATTCAGCCGTAACTggagaaagaaaatctaagaaTGACTAGAGAAAACCCAGTTGTTTTtcctcccccacccccccccccccccaaccaaaaaaaaaaaaaaaaaaccctctcttTTCTCCTTTATCTAAATATGATATTGGACACTTTGTTTTATGGATCAGCATATAAACTAGTAATAAAATCCTTGCAAAATGGTATCCTATTGTTGCCTAATCAAACCACATCATACCAACATCTTCCCATTTTCCGCTGGTGACAGTCATATCTAAATGTCCTACAAGGGCAAGGATTATTGTCTAATTTAGATTCAACATCTATggaactacttatcaaaaaaaaaatctatggaaCTAAAATGCATGGAAAGCATCTGTAAATCTGTAATGTGGTAGACAAGAAAATGGCTATGAAGAGGCCAACAGGGGGAAGGAGACAAGACCACAACAGCTTCACATTTGCATCAGAActcttaagagttaagactcTACTCAAAGACTGCATGAAAAAACTAAGATGCAAGGTGACATTGATTGCAAGAGTGAAAGAGTATGAAGTTTATTAGAGACATCAATTGAACagaaatcagatttttttttttttctttctttgttttattggtaagttacacacacaccCAATTGGTATTGAACCCACGACCTCACCCTTCATCCTATTATTATGGGAGAAGGAAGTGTTGGTCAAGCTATAGCTCATTGGCATAAATCAgctatatttataatttaaacacCATGATTCACCTCCTTAAACAAGTATCCAACAGACTTTTATTTCCCTACTCTCAAAGAATACAATATAGATAAGGAACGCATACATGAAGATTGATAGGATAAACTTTCATACAAGtgcatctttttatttattgataagttGCATAGGCATCCCATGGGTCTTGcacccatgacctcacccacCACGTTGAACTTTTAAGGGAAGGAgatgccatttgagctagagctcattggcaaggCATCAATATTCTGAAGTCAACGAGCTTTAGCACAAATGACACCTCCTCCTCTCACAAGAGTGGGTGGTGAGTTACTGGATTTAAAACCCACTGGTGCgagtgtaacttaccaataagggaaaaaaattgtatccaTATTTTAAAGATAGAATCAAATGGTTTCAGGTCCTCTATAGCAACATAGGTGTGTATGAGATGCACATGTAAATatattcttttcccttttatgtaaatatatttGTACTCTTTCATCTGTATTTAAACTACTCAATGaagtaaaaaatgttataagcTTATTGGGTCAACATCACAATTTGCCCTTCTTGGTAGAAAAAACTTGACATAAACCGTTAAAACAGAAAATTCAAAGGCAATAAGTTATACATTGGCCTTAGGCAAGGACTTAAATAAGATAAAACCCAGATCTCTAAGACTATAaagatcaaccaaaaaaaaatcagatttaacAGTTTATCTCAATGTAATTAAAAACTTTTACTCCTGTCCTCTTCACGGTAAACACATAAATaagcaaaattttcatatatccCATAGGGAGccttattattatatatgggAATGcgctcacacacacacagaaaacAATTACCACTTGCCTTCATTAAACATATGAGATGCCATTGAATTTGACATTTTGGAATCATCCCTTTCCCATCTCCATTGTCCCTCCGCTTTCGAGTTCCCATATGGATGCTCCCTCTCAGGAGTGAAGGCCTCTAGTCGCCCTTGGAAATGAACAGGCTTGTTTTCCATCCTCTGACTGGACATATGATGCATCTGACCACCAGCATATGCATTGACACCTGAATCGGCATACTGCCCTTGCCGTCTCATTACTATTAACTTAACAATGCAGCTTGAATGAGAGACCTATCAAACATAAAAGCCACTAGTAAACGCGCATACTGGAGAAGACCTTGGAATTCacattttagttttatttccaTAAAAGACTAAAATTAAAGTCGGCATTTCATTCATGGACATGAAGAGACAAGTGTTTAGCATCAAATATGCCTTAACTAAAGATCGACGATCATAAGCACAGATTTGAAACCTTTTTGACAgcagaaactgaaaacaaaattcTGCCAAAAGAAAAGTTTTAGGTAAAAACTGCTTTCCTACATCTTTCCAAATATTTTGCGAAAGAtcattcaacaagaaaaatctCATATGAGAACTTTTCCGGAGAAATTCATTTTCACTTCCACTGACAAAATGGATCCTTTCTGATCCCTCAATATTCCTTGTGCAATTAATATAAACCCAATGGGGTCAATGATAGGTCAAATGGCACCTCTTGGTGTTTCCAACATATACATCCAGGGTTCCAATCTCCCCTCCCTTACTCAaaatgta
Coding sequences within:
- the LOC126724757 gene encoding uncharacterized protein LOC126724757 — protein: MRRQGQYADSGVNAYAGGQMHHMSSQRMENKPVHFQGRLEAFTPEREHPYGNSKAEGQWRWERDDSKMSNSMASHMFNEGQGGDPPRSYLQGQRPDPKLALEKQSNNDHRSQTREENMDIGYEGNPLLQTFEVLEQKFHNDIMKLAKEQNDAEDSENARHKEKINAINAQYEEQLAALRARHASRRDEFLRRESQGRQHQYQQAMMDQYPNSGMGSGDPHGYSGVATSAAAGEAHRGYNSDNFDSNRERARFLGGARDHGFEPRGSYPGGRVYDTGSRYY